Proteins encoded by one window of Anopheles maculipalpis chromosome 2RL, idAnoMacuDA_375_x, whole genome shotgun sequence:
- the LOC126559004 gene encoding uncharacterized protein LOC126559004 — protein sequence MSEQNNDDITDGTSENDRCVEMLNKRPRLLSFQGLSSHSRALADRDVPVPMASTSSSSLEHISRREQLANDLRSWQESQIAACIDDNILNMVLERFLVFFERRNNSSSSSAQQPSRVNDDEILEDEAVRMAISARGLLPARADELAGPSGSQSVPVAVTESNPVVEPPEQSWPEMGRAVHDNYILETAVAAAIQEKGLITGCSEGEESSDSDGSVHGEEDDAR from the coding sequence ATGAGTGAACAAAACAACGACGATATAACCGATGGCACCAGCGAAAACGATCGATGCGTCGAAATGTTAAACAAACGACCACGGCTGTTGTCTTTCCAAGGGCTAAGCTCCCATTCACGTGCCCTTGCCGATAGAGACGTTCCCGTACCGATGGCTAGCACCTCGTCCAGCTCACTCGAACACATCAGCCGTCGGGAGCAGCTGGCGAACGATCTACGCAGCTGGCAGGAAAGTCAAATCGCTGCCTGTATAGATGACAACATACTAAACATGGTATTGGAACGGTTTCTTGTGTTCTTCGAGCGACGAAATAATAGCTCCAGCAGTAGCGCACAGCAACCTTCGCGGGTGAACGAtgatgaaattttggaagatgAAGCAGTTCGAATGGCAATCAGTGCTCGGGGGCTGCTACCTGCCAGGGCGGATGAATTGGCCGGACCTTCCGGCAGCCAGTCGGTACCAGTTGCTGTGACAGAAAGCAATCCCGTTGTAGAACCACCCGAACAAAGCTGGCCGGAAATGGGTCGAGCTGTGCATGACAATTACATTCTCGAGACGGCAGTGGCAGCGGCCATTCAGGAGAAGGGCTTAATAACGGGCTGTTCCGAGGGTGAAGAGTCGAGCGACAGTGATGGGAGTGTGCATGGGGAAGAGGACGACGCTAGGTAG